One window of the Candidatus Beckwithbacteria bacterium genome contains the following:
- a CDS encoding rod shape-determining protein: MLNFWDLVTYDLGIDLGTSNTLVFIKSKGIMVREPSVIARQKKVSPQGANIGKIIAIGSEAKKMLGKTPETIEAVRPLRDGVISDFDATQAMVKYYIGKIHESQTIIPKIPKPRVIIGIPSGVTEVERRAVQEAALSAGARKAYIIEEPMAAAIGAGLPVMDPQGQLIIDIGGGTTEISVISLGGIVTERCLRIAGDEFDEAIINYLRLRHNLIIGQTTAEEVKIAIGSAVPFVKEKQFVARGRSMEKGLPQSQRVTSTEIREALAPVVAQITSATSELLEETPPELVSDIIKNGIVMAGGGSLLHGI; the protein is encoded by the coding sequence TTATTAAAAGTAAGGGCATTATGGTTCGGGAACCTTCAGTTATTGCCCGGCAAAAAAAAGTTTCTCCCCAAGGAGCTAATATTGGTAAAATTATTGCCATTGGTTCTGAGGCCAAAAAAATGCTAGGCAAAACGCCAGAAACTATTGAGGCGGTTAGGCCGCTACGTGATGGAGTTATCTCAGATTTTGATGCGACTCAAGCTATGGTCAAATACTACATTGGCAAAATCCATGAGAGCCAAACTATTATCCCCAAAATTCCCAAACCACGGGTCATTATTGGCATTCCTTCTGGAGTAACTGAGGTTGAACGTCGGGCAGTTCAGGAAGCAGCACTGTCAGCCGGAGCCCGTAAAGCCTATATTATCGAAGAACCTATGGCTGCAGCTATTGGCGCTGGCTTACCCGTTATGGATCCGCAGGGTCAGCTAATTATTGATATCGGTGGTGGTACGACCGAAATTTCAGTAATTTCTCTTGGAGGGATTGTGACCGAACGATGTTTGCGGATCGCTGGCGATGAATTTGATGAAGCTATTATTAACTACCTTCGTTTGCGCCACAATTTGATCATTGGTCAAACTACAGCTGAAGAGGTCAAAATTGCGATTGGTTCAGCTGTACCTTTTGTCAAAGAAAAGCAGTTTGTGGCCCGGGGCAGAAGTATGGAAAAAGGCTTACCTCAATCTCAGCGGGTAACCAGTACTGAAATTCGGGAAGCTTTAGCTCCGGTGGTTGCCCAAATTACGAGTGCTACCTCAGAACTTTTAGAAGAAACGCCACCAGAACTGGTTTCAGATATTATTAAAAATGGGATTGTCATGGCTGGCGGCGGCTCACTTTTACATGGCATTG